The Candidatus Neomarinimicrobiota bacterium genome includes the window ATTCATTCGCATCATCATGCGAATGGGTTTGGCCAGAATACTATTATTATTAAATATTTCTTCTGAAAAAATAATGGCCGTTAATGATGGGTTATTTATAAATCTATTGGTATGCCCCTGAATCATTTTTTTAATTTTTTCGATGGTTGCATTATTGTCATCAATCTGGGATAGTTCTTTATTTGTTGACTCTTTCATGGTTGATATAATCGCAAGAATTATATCATTCTTATTTTCAAAATGGCGATAAATCGCCGGCTCAGAAATCCCGATCGCTTTGGATATATTCTTGATTGTTAATCCTTGAATGCCTTTATCGGCAATCAATTGGATTGATTCCTGAATTATTTGGTTTTGTCTCTCGGTGTAATTTTCCATAATTTCAATCTACCCTAAAGTTTGTTAGTATTCACTAACCCATATTAAACTGTTCTTAGTTTAAATACAACTTTTATTCATATGGATATGCAAATATAACTGCAGATTATTTTCAAACTCGACTTAGTGGCGGCGTGAATTGGCGGATACAAAAGAAAATTCAATTCTCATGCAATATCGATTATTTAAAAGATAAATCTTATAATAATCTATTTATATATGCTGGTGTGAACTATAGGTTTTAACCAATATCGGTCAATGCTCGTGCGCCGCTTCTTCATAGGTGGAGAACCCATCAAATCGATCTTTTGCATAAACCTGATGACAGCTAACACAGCCTTCTACTCTTGTTGCATCCGTGAGACAAGGGTCTTTCTCCAAGGCTTTCTGGATTACGCGAAATCCTCGGTAGGCTGAAATCAAAGTGGGAATCGATTTTTTATTTTCCCATATTTTATTTATAATTATTAACA containing:
- a CDS encoding TetR/AcrR family transcriptional regulator, giving the protein MENYTERQNQIIQESIQLIADKGIQGLTIKNISKAIGISEPAIYRHFENKNDIILAIISTMKESTNKELSQIDDNNATIEKIKKMIQGHTNRFINNPSLTAIIFSEEIFNNNSILAKPIRMMMRMN